A section of the Ruficoccus amylovorans genome encodes:
- a CDS encoding vWA domain-containing protein: protein MHFDSPLPPLAVLVATVLLIAALIRLARAQRGELPHGLGWASLLLRLAAVVMAALLALNPYWVRHAPDADGFRLALLADASGSMHARDLDGQARIDFAAAQVATDSPDNLMSRLQRRYHQLDAYAFSDRLLPLPPAGLTLESGQTAIGSSLEEVLARDSAQGPLGGLVLLSDGISLQGMPLMDAALALRDAGAPVTVIGVGDENRGGDASVELSVRTAEPLVGEPLELEAAVTGTFSQTVTATVEIADGETVLIRQEVTLKPGETVHVPATTVPERSGFHNYRARLADPVPDDRNQSNDLAFAAADVAEPRVMKALYLSSHLNDTYRFLRETLRQDPDWDLRAVIRISDERFAYLGFEDKPQDENAGFSAVRERLVEHSALIVETAAVAEMDQDERQALLDFLTLRGGGVVFFGPPENLPADLRYLLPVRQSETLARPKQTPLELTPDPVFTALAGGSLFRPPPLFLPEGRTAFVATELSRGARTVLAIRQNALPLLSVHAYGAGRVAYLGTAATWRWRMSSEHGQRQHELFWRYLLGWLGSGGKPRLEMPLQGTIVAVDEPVALDVDVRGPDFRPAEDARVSAILTPDGGEPGPPVNLVPDPARPGRYQGTAALEQPGEARVEYRVSFPDGEELRQEAWFAGAHLGRENADLAFRERELRDLARVSGGEYVSWRDVDKLDQIPLRADVPMRESRVHWTRNLPFALLLVLAAGIEWILRRRAGLT from the coding sequence ATGCATTTCGACTCTCCCCTCCCGCCGCTGGCCGTCCTCGTGGCCACCGTGCTCCTGATCGCCGCCCTCATCCGGCTGGCGCGGGCGCAGCGTGGCGAGTTGCCGCACGGACTGGGGTGGGCCAGCCTCCTGCTGCGGCTTGCCGCCGTGGTGATGGCCGCGTTGCTGGCGCTCAACCCGTATTGGGTCCGCCATGCTCCCGACGCGGACGGCTTCCGGCTCGCCCTGCTGGCGGACGCCTCCGGCAGCATGCACGCCCGCGATCTCGACGGGCAGGCGCGGATCGACTTCGCCGCCGCGCAGGTGGCCACCGATTCACCGGATAATTTAATGAGCCGCCTCCAGCGGCGCTATCACCAACTCGACGCCTACGCCTTCAGCGACCGGCTCCTGCCCCTGCCGCCCGCCGGGCTCACCCTCGAAAGCGGCCAGACCGCCATCGGCTCCAGCCTGGAGGAAGTCCTGGCCCGCGATTCGGCCCAGGGGCCGCTGGGTGGGCTGGTCCTGCTCAGCGATGGGATTTCCCTGCAAGGCATGCCGCTGATGGACGCCGCGCTGGCCCTGCGTGACGCCGGAGCGCCGGTCACCGTGATCGGGGTGGGCGATGAAAACCGCGGCGGCGACGCCTCGGTGGAGCTTTCCGTTCGCACCGCCGAACCCCTCGTGGGCGAGCCGCTGGAGTTGGAAGCCGCCGTCACCGGCACCTTTTCCCAAACAGTCACGGCCACGGTCGAAATCGCCGACGGTGAGACCGTGCTCATCCGGCAGGAAGTCACGCTCAAGCCCGGCGAAACCGTCCACGTCCCGGCCACCACCGTGCCCGAGCGCTCCGGCTTCCACAACTACCGCGCCCGGCTGGCCGACCCCGTCCCCGACGACCGCAACCAGAGCAACGACCTCGCCTTTGCCGCCGCCGACGTGGCCGAACCGCGCGTGATGAAGGCGCTCTACCTCAGCAGCCACCTCAACGACACCTACCGCTTCCTGCGCGAGACGCTCCGGCAAGACCCCGACTGGGACCTGCGAGCCGTCATCCGCATCAGCGACGAACGCTTCGCCTATCTCGGGTTCGAGGACAAGCCGCAGGACGAAAACGCGGGCTTCTCCGCCGTGCGGGAGCGCCTTGTAGAGCACAGCGCGCTCATCGTCGAGACCGCCGCCGTGGCCGAGATGGACCAGGACGAGCGTCAGGCCCTCCTCGATTTCCTCACCCTGCGCGGCGGGGGTGTGGTCTTTTTCGGCCCGCCGGAAAACCTCCCCGCCGACCTGCGCTACCTGCTCCCGGTCCGCCAGAGCGAAACGCTTGCGCGCCCGAAACAAACCCCGCTGGAGTTAACCCCCGACCCGGTTTTCACCGCGCTGGCCGGAGGATCGCTCTTCCGCCCGCCGCCGCTTTTCCTGCCCGAGGGCCGCACGGCCTTTGTCGCGACGGAGCTTTCCCGGGGGGCGCGCACCGTGCTGGCCATCCGCCAGAACGCCCTGCCCCTGCTCAGCGTCCACGCCTATGGCGCAGGCCGCGTGGCCTACCTCGGCACCGCCGCCACCTGGCGCTGGCGCATGAGCAGCGAGCACGGCCAGCGCCAGCACGAGCTTTTCTGGCGCTACCTGCTGGGCTGGCTCGGTAGCGGCGGCAAACCCCGGCTGGAAATGCCCCTTCAGGGAACCATCGTCGCAGTGGACGAGCCCGTCGCCCTTGATGTGGACGTGCGCGGGCCGGACTTCCGCCCGGCCGAAGACGCCCGCGTGAGTGCCATTCTCACCCCTGACGGCGGCGAGCCCGGCCCGCCCGTCAACCTCGTCCCCGACCCCGCCCGACCCGGTCGCTATCAGGGAACGGCTGCGCTTGAGCAGCCCGGCGAAGCCCGCGTCGAATACCGGGTCAGCTTCCCCGACGGCGAGGAACTGCGCCAGGAAGCGTGGTTCGCCGGTGCCCATCTGGGCCGCGAAAACGCTGATCTTGCCTTCCGCGAACGCGAACTGCGCGACCTCGCCCGCGTCTCCGGCGGCGAGTACGTAAGCTGGCGCGACGTGGACAAGCTCGACCAAATCCCCCTCCGGGCCGATGTGCCGATGCGCGAATCCCGCGTCCACTGGACCCGCAACCTGCCCTTTGCCCTCCTCCTCGTGCTCGCCGCCGGGATCGAATGGATCCTGCGCCGCCGGGCCGGCCTGACCTGA
- a CDS encoding vWA domain-containing protein, producing the protein MLGFGQSLLLVALAGLALPLLAHLVNRARARPLRFPSVRFIGPSQLPRDKRRSLRDLLLLLLRLFFIALAVLALAQPVWTPPADSPLAATGEERTVIVLDASASMHGWGSWEEAQKAVKSLADTGNPTGLVIFDDEVLATVPVGSPARTLEQIVADLPPGERTGNPAPAIEAALRELGPDGPRKLILISDFQQSTWQSPAWPRLDEGVEVEAIQVGDFNRPNLAILDARAYPAPGGRLRVMARVRNDAETGQNVTIGLLHDGKTDSQALSFAPGQTQTVAFLIDQPEDQSGEITLPDDAYAGDNRFAVWLGAPAPAQVVALLPGPQEQEKLEEVAFVQKALSASGENMPPAFTVNGAAPDFNFSAVADLIDVLYLPATTAYLDEVQLELLRDYVAGGGVALITPGQAASRQFRLLRESGLTKTAFLGVPGRNRDQRDPFRIATLEPGSPLAEVFTGDSARDLYLAEIYQYVKLQPDANATVLLATEGGDPLLLRETYGKGELLISALSLDARWSDLPLRNAFLPVLRETLAQAVKADDTVIRLTVDEPLPADFPLPPGAVAPVVSAEPGVTALGPHMIQVNVARSESINQSTMLSDVRALMSSPAANASPSAAAPAGEGVAGRISLWPWLAAGALLCLLAELLLAAPRRRRPQGKAAHA; encoded by the coding sequence ATGCTCGGCTTCGGACAATCGCTGTTGCTCGTCGCGCTGGCCGGCCTCGCCCTGCCGTTGCTGGCCCATCTGGTCAATCGCGCCCGCGCCCGGCCCCTGCGCTTCCCCTCGGTCCGCTTCATCGGCCCCTCACAGCTTCCGCGCGACAAGCGTCGCAGCCTGCGTGACCTGCTCCTGCTCCTGTTGCGGCTGTTTTTCATAGCGCTTGCGGTGCTGGCGCTGGCCCAACCAGTCTGGACGCCCCCGGCGGATTCCCCGCTGGCCGCGACCGGGGAGGAGCGCACCGTCATCGTGCTCGATGCCTCGGCCAGCATGCACGGCTGGGGGAGCTGGGAAGAAGCCCAAAAGGCCGTCAAATCCCTCGCCGACACCGGCAACCCGACCGGACTGGTCATCTTTGACGACGAGGTGCTCGCCACCGTCCCCGTCGGCTCCCCCGCCCGGACACTGGAGCAGATCGTGGCCGACCTCCCGCCGGGCGAGCGAACCGGCAACCCGGCCCCGGCCATTGAGGCCGCCCTGCGCGAACTCGGCCCCGACGGCCCCCGCAAGCTTATCCTGATCAGCGACTTCCAGCAAAGCACCTGGCAGAGCCCGGCCTGGCCCCGGCTCGACGAGGGGGTCGAAGTCGAAGCCATCCAGGTGGGCGACTTCAACCGGCCCAACCTCGCCATTCTCGACGCCCGCGCTTACCCCGCCCCCGGCGGACGCCTGCGTGTGATGGCCCGCGTCCGCAATGACGCCGAAACCGGACAGAATGTCACTATTGGGTTACTCCACGACGGTAAGACGGATTCGCAAGCCCTTTCCTTTGCCCCCGGCCAGACGCAGACCGTGGCCTTTTTAATCGATCAGCCCGAGGACCAGTCGGGCGAAATCACCCTGCCCGACGACGCCTACGCCGGGGACAACCGCTTCGCCGTCTGGCTCGGCGCGCCCGCCCCCGCACAGGTCGTAGCCCTGTTGCCCGGCCCCCAGGAGCAGGAGAAACTGGAGGAGGTGGCCTTTGTCCAGAAGGCGCTCAGCGCCAGCGGCGAGAACATGCCCCCTGCCTTCACCGTCAACGGCGCGGCCCCGGACTTTAATTTCTCGGCCGTGGCCGACCTGATCGACGTGCTCTACCTGCCCGCCACCACCGCTTACCTCGACGAGGTGCAGCTCGAACTGCTCCGTGACTACGTGGCCGGGGGCGGCGTGGCGCTCATCACGCCGGGGCAAGCTGCTTCCCGGCAGTTCCGGCTCCTGCGCGAGTCCGGGCTGACGAAGACGGCTTTTCTCGGCGTACCGGGCCGTAATCGCGACCAGCGCGACCCCTTCCGCATCGCCACGCTTGAGCCCGGCAGCCCGCTGGCGGAGGTTTTTACCGGCGACTCCGCCCGCGACCTTTATCTGGCCGAGATTTACCAGTACGTGAAACTCCAGCCCGACGCCAACGCCACCGTCCTGCTGGCCACCGAAGGCGGCGACCCGCTGCTGCTGCGCGAGACCTACGGCAAGGGTGAGCTGCTGATCAGCGCCCTGAGCCTGGACGCCCGCTGGAGCGACCTGCCCCTGCGCAACGCCTTCCTGCCCGTGCTGCGGGAGACGCTGGCCCAGGCCGTCAAGGCCGACGACACCGTGATCCGCCTCACCGTGGACGAGCCGCTGCCCGCCGATTTCCCGCTCCCGCCCGGAGCCGTCGCCCCCGTCGTCAGCGCCGAGCCGGGCGTGACCGCACTCGGGCCGCACATGATCCAGGTCAACGTCGCCCGCAGCGAGTCGATCAACCAGTCCACCATGCTCAGCGATGTCCGCGCCCTCATGAGCAGTCCCGCCGCCAACGCCAGTCCTTCCGCCGCCGCACCCGCAGGTGAGGGCGTAGCCGGGCGGATTTCTCTCTGGCCGTGGCTGGCTGCCGGGGCGCTCCTGTGCCTGTTGGCAGAGCTACTGCTGGCCGCGCCGCGCCGACGACGCCCCCAGGGAAAGGCCGCCCATGCCTGA
- a CDS encoding DUF58 domain-containing protein — MPPSVHDLLDPAHLAQLGNYALLSRTAVEGFLSGMHRSLFHGFGTEFLQYRDYTPGADLKYLDWKLLARTDRLYTKVYQEETNMNLQLVLDTSASMDYRGERAACTKLHYACMTAACLAYMAVRQGDNVGLFAYGDTLQEVVPPGHRTGQLDRVLQALTRLRPAGPADHDAMLQTFGNQLRQRSIVIYISDMLEAENLLPEHLKRFRLRHCDTLAVQVLDSDELDLPIEGVARFHDIESGREIISWAETTRDGYKSQMSDFMNKLRDGFTRSQVDLLRLTTDESLGYALARYLHHREALR, encoded by the coding sequence ATGCCGCCCAGCGTTCACGACCTGCTCGATCCCGCCCACCTGGCACAGTTGGGCAACTACGCCCTGCTCTCGCGTACGGCGGTCGAGGGCTTTCTCTCCGGCATGCACCGCAGCCTTTTCCACGGCTTCGGGACGGAGTTCCTCCAGTACCGCGACTACACCCCCGGTGCGGATTTGAAGTACCTCGACTGGAAGCTGCTCGCCCGCACCGACCGGCTCTACACCAAGGTTTACCAGGAGGAGACAAACATGAACCTCCAGCTCGTCCTCGACACCTCGGCCTCGATGGACTACCGGGGGGAACGCGCCGCCTGCACGAAGCTTCACTACGCCTGCATGACCGCCGCCTGCCTCGCCTACATGGCCGTCCGCCAGGGCGACAACGTCGGCCTGTTCGCTTACGGAGACACCTTGCAGGAAGTCGTCCCGCCGGGCCACCGCACCGGCCAGCTCGACCGCGTCCTCCAGGCCCTCACCCGCCTGCGACCGGCTGGCCCCGCCGACCACGACGCTATGCTGCAAACTTTTGGTAATCAACTGCGCCAGCGTAGTATCGTCATTTACATTTCCGACATGCTGGAGGCCGAAAACCTCTTGCCCGAACACCTCAAACGGTTCCGCCTGCGACACTGCGACACACTCGCCGTCCAGGTGCTCGACTCCGACGAACTCGACCTGCCCATCGAGGGCGTGGCCCGTTTCCACGACATCGAGTCCGGGCGCGAAATCATTTCCTGGGCGGAAACCACCCGCGACGGCTACAAGTCACAAATGAGTGACTTCATGAACAAACTTCGGGACGGCTTCACGCGCTCGCAGGTGGACCTGCTGCGCCTGACCACGGACGAATCCCTCGGGTACGCGCTCGCCCGCTACCTGCATCACCGGGAGGCTCTGCGCTAA
- a CDS encoding AAA family ATPase, whose product MPETSQPVSGEEIVARVKDARQRLFEELNRTVIGQEDAIEQIVISLLSAGHVLLTGVPGLGKTLLVRSIAETFSLSFKRIQFTPDLMPADIFGTEVVEEDPATGKRNFRFVPGPVFANILLADEINRTPPKTQAALLEAMEERQVTAAGQTHKLQPPFFVLATQNPIELEGTYPLPEAQLDRFLLNIRIDYLPLEKEVAMVAATTAPRGKGPAAVFTAEEILELQKLVRSVPVAEEVVRYAVRVTAATRPSHPDCLPIAREKIKWGAGSRASQALVLAGKARALLDGRYAVSIDDIRALASPVLRHRLIPNFHAEAEGVTSDRLIEDILATLKS is encoded by the coding sequence ATGCCTGAGACCAGCCAGCCCGTCAGCGGCGAGGAGATCGTCGCCCGCGTCAAAGATGCCCGCCAACGCCTTTTCGAAGAACTCAACCGTACCGTCATCGGGCAGGAGGACGCCATCGAGCAAATCGTGATCAGCCTGCTCTCCGCCGGGCACGTTCTGCTCACCGGCGTCCCGGGCCTGGGTAAGACCCTGCTCGTGCGCAGCATCGCCGAGACCTTTTCGCTCAGCTTCAAGCGCATCCAGTTCACCCCCGACCTCATGCCCGCCGACATCTTCGGCACCGAGGTGGTCGAAGAAGACCCCGCCACCGGCAAGCGCAACTTCCGCTTCGTCCCCGGCCCGGTCTTCGCCAACATCCTGCTGGCCGACGAAATCAACCGCACCCCGCCAAAGACTCAAGCCGCCCTGCTCGAAGCGATGGAGGAGCGCCAAGTCACCGCTGCGGGACAAACTCACAAGCTTCAGCCCCCGTTTTTCGTCCTCGCCACTCAGAACCCAATCGAACTGGAGGGTACCTATCCGCTCCCCGAGGCGCAGCTTGACCGTTTTCTTCTAAACATCCGCATCGACTACCTGCCACTGGAAAAGGAAGTCGCTATGGTCGCCGCCACCACCGCCCCGCGCGGCAAAGGCCCGGCGGCAGTCTTCACGGCGGAGGAAATCCTTGAGCTGCAAAAGCTTGTCCGCTCCGTGCCCGTGGCCGAGGAAGTCGTCCGCTACGCCGTGCGCGTGACCGCCGCCACCCGCCCGAGCCATCCGGACTGCCTGCCCATCGCCCGCGAGAAAATCAAGTGGGGGGCCGGTTCCCGCGCCTCGCAGGCGCTCGTGCTCGCTGGCAAGGCCCGCGCGCTGCTCGATGGTCGCTACGCGGTTTCCATCGACGACATTCGCGCCCTGGCCTCGCCTGTTCTGCGCCACCGTCTCATCCCGAATTTCCACGCCGAGGCCGAGGGCGTCACCTCCGACCGTTTGATCGAGGACATCCTCGCCACCCTCAAGAGCTAG